In one window of Nocardioides panacisoli DNA:
- a CDS encoding MBL fold metallo-hydrolase has protein sequence MRLTKFGHACVRVEHEGTTVVIDPGVFTEPEALDGADAVLITHEHFDHCDVANLRRTDAPIHTIGAVAAVLRGDAPDVAERVRVVAPEERFDLGAIPVRVVGEQHAVIHPDLPRFDNSGYVLDLGETKVFHPGDALTGPGESVDVLLTPVSAPWMKVAEGIDFARRVGAQRNVAIHDRVYSEAGLGIADTHFSRLLDEGQEYVRLADGADL, from the coding sequence CGTCCGGGTCGAGCACGAGGGCACCACGGTGGTCATCGACCCCGGCGTGTTCACCGAGCCGGAGGCGCTCGACGGTGCGGACGCCGTCCTCATCACCCACGAGCACTTCGACCACTGCGACGTGGCGAACCTGCGCCGCACCGACGCGCCGATCCACACCATCGGCGCGGTCGCGGCCGTGCTGCGCGGGGACGCCCCCGACGTGGCCGAGCGGGTGCGGGTGGTGGCGCCCGAGGAGCGGTTCGACCTCGGCGCGATCCCGGTGCGGGTCGTCGGCGAGCAGCACGCGGTGATCCATCCCGACCTGCCCCGCTTCGACAACAGCGGCTACGTCCTCGACCTCGGGGAGACGAAGGTCTTCCACCCCGGCGACGCGCTGACCGGGCCGGGCGAGTCGGTCGACGTGCTGCTCACCCCGGTGAGTGCCCCGTGGATGAAGGTCGCCGAGGGCATCGACTTCGCCCGCCGCGTGGGCGCGCAGCGCAACGTCGCGATCCACGACCGGGTGTACTCCGAGGCCGGGCTGGGCATCGCCGACACCCACTTCTCCCGGCTGCTGGACGAGGGACAGGAGTACGTCCGCCTCGCCGACGGCGCCGACCTGTAG